One Pygocentrus nattereri isolate fPygNat1 chromosome 12, fPygNat1.pri, whole genome shotgun sequence DNA window includes the following coding sequences:
- the LOC108436390 gene encoding somatostatin receptor type 5 isoform X1, which yields MEPEARLGWEGPLLGTLNGTGILGTTAVPRMQGHMGNFSFNVSDQSMPFQGSSTMVTAVISLTVFIVGLIGNTLAIYVVLRYAKMKTVTNIYILNLAVADELYILGLPFLTTQNVLSYWPFGSFLCRVVMTADSLNQFTSIFCLTVMSIDRYLAVVHPIRSTRWRRPRVAKAVSAAVWAISFVVVLPVVIFSDVQDTFYSCNMSWPEPRDVWSMAFILYTAILGFFGPLLVICMCYLLIIVKVKSSGARAGFTKRRRSERKVTRMVVVIVVVFVLCWLPFFIINIVNLIVILPENSLMVGIYFFAVILSYANSCANPILYGFLSDNFKQSFRKVLCVRKANGVEDGDPSMPRTEKTITHESFLPPRNNDFNGHVQSSQVWPHTLTPPPASPMTPLSRAAELSLHQVPSVAMESSSHDL from the exons ATGGAGCCGGAGGCCAGATTGGGATGGGAGGGTCCCCTCCTGGGGACCCTGAATGGGAcaggaattctgggaactacGGCGGTGCCAAGGATGCAGGGACACATGGGAAATTTCTCCTTTAATGTTTCAGACCAGAGTATGCCGTTCCAGGGCAGCAGCACTATGGTAACCGCCGTGATCTCGCTGACCGTTTTCATCGTGGGACTCATCGGAAACACGCTGGCCATCTACGTGGTCCTCCGCTACGCCAAGATGAAAACGGTCACCAACATCTACATCCTGAACTTAGCCGTGGCCGACGAACTCTACATCCTGGGCCTTCCGTTCCTGACCACTCAGAACGTGCTCTCCTACTGGCCCTTCGGCTCCTTCCTGTGCCGCGTGGTCATGACCGCGGACTCTCTGAACCAGTTCACCAGCATCTTCTGCCTGACGGTCATGAGCATCGACCGCTACCTGGCTGTAGTGCATCCCATCCGCTCCACCAGGTGGCGCCGGCCCCGGGTAGCTAAGGCGGTCAGCGCCGCTGTATGGGCCATCTCCTTCGTAGTTGTTCTGCCTGTGGTCATCTTCTCTGATGTCCAGGACACGTTCTACTCATGCAACATGAGCTGGCCGGAGCCGCGGGACGTCTGGTCAATGGCCTTCATCCTCTACACGGCCATCCTCGGCTTCTTTGGCCCACTGCTGGTCATATGCATGTGCTACCTGCTCATCATCGTCAAG GTGAAGTCGTCGGGCGCACGTGCCGGATTCACCAAGCGGAGGCGCTCTGAGCGGAAGGTGACGCGCATGGTGGTGGTGATTGTGGTGGTCTTCGTTCTCTGCTGGCTGCCGTTCTTCATCATTAACATCGTCAACCTCATCGTCATCCTGCCGGAGAACAGCCTGATGGTGGGCATTTACTTCTTCGCCGTCATCCTGTCGTACGCCAACAGCTGCGCCAACCCCATCCTCTACGGCTTCCTGTCCGACAACTTCAAACAGAGCTTCCGGAAGGTTCTGTGCGTGCGGAAAGCCAACGGTGTGGAGGACGGAGACCCTAGTATGCCACGGACGGAGAAAACGATCACGCACGAATCCTTCTTACCGCCGAGAAACAACGACTTTAACGGACACGTGCAGAGCAGCCAG
- the LOC108436390 gene encoding somatostatin receptor type 5 isoform X2, with product MEPEARLGWEGPLLGTLNGTGILGTTAVPRMQGHMGNFSFNVSDQSMPFQGSSTMVTAVISLTVFIVGLIGNTLAIYVVLRYAKMKTVTNIYILNLAVADELYILGLPFLTTQNVLSYWPFGSFLCRVVMTADSLNQFTSIFCLTVMSIDRYLAVVHPIRSTRWRRPRVAKAVSAAVWAISFVVVLPVVIFSDVQDTFYSCNMSWPEPRDVWSMAFILYTAILGFFGPLLVICMCYLLIIVKVKSSGARAGFTKRRRSERKVTRMVVVIVVVFVLCWLPFFIINIVNLIVILPENSLMVGIYFFAVILSYANSCANPILYGFLSDNFKQSFRKVLCVRKANGVEDGDPSMPRTEKTITHESFLPPRNNDFNGHVQSSQEMQLEPCSGTTQEPQPAMPKIIGQSSL from the exons ATGGAGCCGGAGGCCAGATTGGGATGGGAGGGTCCCCTCCTGGGGACCCTGAATGGGAcaggaattctgggaactacGGCGGTGCCAAGGATGCAGGGACACATGGGAAATTTCTCCTTTAATGTTTCAGACCAGAGTATGCCGTTCCAGGGCAGCAGCACTATGGTAACCGCCGTGATCTCGCTGACCGTTTTCATCGTGGGACTCATCGGAAACACGCTGGCCATCTACGTGGTCCTCCGCTACGCCAAGATGAAAACGGTCACCAACATCTACATCCTGAACTTAGCCGTGGCCGACGAACTCTACATCCTGGGCCTTCCGTTCCTGACCACTCAGAACGTGCTCTCCTACTGGCCCTTCGGCTCCTTCCTGTGCCGCGTGGTCATGACCGCGGACTCTCTGAACCAGTTCACCAGCATCTTCTGCCTGACGGTCATGAGCATCGACCGCTACCTGGCTGTAGTGCATCCCATCCGCTCCACCAGGTGGCGCCGGCCCCGGGTAGCTAAGGCGGTCAGCGCCGCTGTATGGGCCATCTCCTTCGTAGTTGTTCTGCCTGTGGTCATCTTCTCTGATGTCCAGGACACGTTCTACTCATGCAACATGAGCTGGCCGGAGCCGCGGGACGTCTGGTCAATGGCCTTCATCCTCTACACGGCCATCCTCGGCTTCTTTGGCCCACTGCTGGTCATATGCATGTGCTACCTGCTCATCATCGTCAAG GTGAAGTCGTCGGGCGCACGTGCCGGATTCACCAAGCGGAGGCGCTCTGAGCGGAAGGTGACGCGCATGGTGGTGGTGATTGTGGTGGTCTTCGTTCTCTGCTGGCTGCCGTTCTTCATCATTAACATCGTCAACCTCATCGTCATCCTGCCGGAGAACAGCCTGATGGTGGGCATTTACTTCTTCGCCGTCATCCTGTCGTACGCCAACAGCTGCGCCAACCCCATCCTCTACGGCTTCCTGTCCGACAACTTCAAACAGAGCTTCCGGAAGGTTCTGTGCGTGCGGAAAGCCAACGGTGTGGAGGACGGAGACCCTAGTATGCCACGGACGGAGAAAACGATCACGCACGAATCCTTCTTACCGCCGAGAAACAACGACTTTAACGGACACGTGCAGAGCAGCCAG